CCACCCGAGAGGTGATCGAGCGTGAGGAGCGAGCGCGCGATCAGATACGGCGGCGCGAAGCTCGTCGACACCGTCGCCCCGAGCCCGATCGTGCTGGTCGCGCCGGCCACGGTCGCGAGGGTGACGACGGGGTCGAGGTACACGGCCCCCTTGCCGCCCGTCTCGAGGGTCGTCTCGAAGCTGCCCTCCCGATCTTCGGGCACCGCGAGCGCGTCCGGCAAGAACATGAGGTCGAAGCCGCCCACCTCGAGGGCGCGCGCCGTGTCGATCCAGTACGTCGCATCGAGCCAGTCGCTTCGCGCCTCCGGGTGCATCCAGCTCGCGGCGTACTGCCCCGTGGGCGGCGTTGCCATGCCGACCAGCGTGACCGATCTTGGTGCGTCACGCACGGCGGCCGCCGTGAATGAAGACGGAGGGCTCGACGAGCGCGGCGATCGTGAGCCATCCGGTCGCGGACGCCACGAGTACCACCGCGAGCGCGGCGACGACGACGACCACGAGCACGATGTCGCGCGCGCCGAGCGGTACCGGTCGCCAGACGGTGCGCGGCCCGTCGCCGAGGCCGCGCGACTCGAGCGCGAGCGCAATGCGCTCAGACGCACGCACCTGAGCGACGAGCAGCGCGAAGGCGGCGCGCGCGGCATCCACGGGCCCGAAGCGGGGCCTGCCGTTTCGGCGCAGCGGAGCGCGAACCGATTGGGCGGCCCTGATCGTGGCCCATCGCTGCGGCATGGCCTCGAGCATCCGGTGCCCCGCGAGCAGGGCGTGCGCGTAGCGCGGGCTCAGGCGGGCGTGCAGCATGAGGCTGACCAGAAGGTCGCGCGGCGGCGTGGTCGCGAGGAACGAGATCGCCAGCACGCCGATGAACATCGCGCGAAGCGCGAGCGCGAGCCCGATGGTGACCCCCTCAACCGTGATGCGCACCGGGAGGTCGGGCCACAGCTCGGTGCCCGGCCTGCTGAGTGCGTTGACCGACACGATGCCGACCGCGAACGCGACGAACGGCAGCTGCCCGACCGCGAGCGTCCGCGGCGAGACGCGGGCGGACGCGAGTGCCGCGACGAGTGCCGCCGCGTAGAGCACGAGCACGGGAACCGGATCGAAGAGCACCATGACCGCGATCGACGCGACGAAGAGCACCGCGAACTTCACGGTCGGGTTGCAGCACGCGAGCCAGGACCCCCGGCTCGGCTCGCGATCCCGCCGTACCGCGCCCGCGGGAAGGGCCGATGCGGGCTCGGCGGCGAGACCGCGCGAACGGACCCGCGTCGCCGCCCGCTCGGCGGTCACGCGGCATCTCCCGCGAGCGCGAGGGCGAGGTCGTCGAGCGCCCTCAGAATCCGGGGTACCCCGTTCGATGCGTCCGGGTCGCGCTCCCCCAGGACCCCGCCGGGCTCCGCGAGCCAGCGAAGCAGCCGCGGCAACCGCAGCCGGGCGCGCTCGAGCAGCCGGTGGTCGCGCACCAGTCGAGCCGGCGTCGTATCGGCGAGCACCCGCCCCTCGCCGAGCACGACGACGCGGTCGGCGTAGGCCGCGACCGCACGCAGATCGTGACTCGAGAAGCACACGCCCCTCCCCTCCTCGGCCGCGGCGACGAGGGCGCGCATCGCCCCGATCTGCGCCCGACGATCGAGCCCGAACGTCGGCTCGTCAGCGAGCAGGAACGCGCGGTCGTGCAGCAGCATCGCGGCGAGGCTCACGCGCCGCTGCTGCCCGCCCGAGAGACGGTGCGGCTGACGGTCGGCGAGGTCATCGAGATCGAATCGGCGCAGCTGCTCGTCGACGCGCGCATCGGTGTGCTGACCGGTCGGCAGGCCGTGGGCGAGCTCGGCGCGCACCGTCGTGGCGGCGAACTGGTGCTCCGGATGCTGGAACACCATTCCGGCCCGGGGTCCAGTGACCGTGCCGGCCGCGGGGCGTTCGAGCCCCGCGAGGCAGGCCAGCAGGCTCGACTTGCCCGTGCCGTTCGCGCCGACGAGCGCGACGACCTCGCCGGTCCGCAGCTCGAGGTCCACGCCCGCCACCACCGTTGCACGTGCCCGGCGCGGGCCACGGGCGACTGACACGGATGCTGCCCGCAGTGCCGCGGTCGGGCGGCGGAACGTGCCACCAGCGGCAACGCCCGCGGCGGCACCGGCGCGAGACGCGCCACCGACGTCCTCGCCCGAATCGCCAGCCGCGGCCTCAGTCGAGGCGAGGGACCTGAGCCGATCGGCGAGCCCCGCCGCATCCGACGCGCCGAGCAGCGCCGGCAGCTCGAGCTCGAGGGGAACCCAGCATCCGTCACGGATGAGCTCGCGGGCCGTCTCGGCCTTCAGCTCGCGAGCCGGCCCGTCGAAGCGCACGCGCCCGTCGCGGCCGATGACGAGCCAGCGATTCGGCAGCGCCTCGATGCCGGCGTCGCCCGCCAGCTCATCGAGGCGATGCTCGACCAGCACACAGCTCGCACCCGTCGTGACGCAGGCCGAATCGATGGCGGCGCGGACCGCATCGATGCCCTCGGCGTCGAGCATCGAGGTGGGTTCGTCGAGGAGCAGCACCTCGGGCGTCGCCGCGACCGCGGCCGCGAGCGCGATGCGTTGGAGCTCGCCCCCCGACAACTCCCCCGTACGACGGCCGGCGAGGTGGCGCGCGCCCGCCATCTCGAGCGCCGCGTCAACGGACGGCCCGATGCTCGCCGGGTCGACCGAGAGGTTCTCGAGTGGGAAGGCGACTTCGTCGTCGACGTCGGGCAGGCAGACGCCCGACTCGGGATCCTGCGCGACGACGCCGAGCACGTCGGCGAGCCCGGCGACCGTCACCGCGCCCACGTCGCGCCCCACGAGGCGAACCGACCCACCCGTCTCCGCCGCGATCGCATGCGGGACGGCGCCGTGGAGCATCCGGAGCAGCGTCGATTTGCCCGATCCCGACGGACCGAGCACAAGCATCCGTTCACCCGGTGCGAGTGAGAACGAAACGGGGCCGACGCCGTCGCCCGACGCAAACTCGGCCCATGCACCGCGGGTGTCGATCGCCGCGACGGGCGGCTCGCGCCCCTCGATTGCCACCGCTTCGCGCTGCGTCGGCGCCGAGACGGGCACCGAGCTATCGCCCATCACGCAGGGTCCGGTCCGCCGCATCGTCCGCGCTCGCGGCGGGGCCCACGGGGCGGGGCGGGGCCGCCGAGTCGCCCGATTCCGCCTCCGCGCCGATCGCGGTCTCGGCCTCAGCGACCTCGGCCGCGGCCTCGGCGCGCCTCGAGCTCGCGCTCGCCTGGCCGCCGCGCCGGGCGGTGGTGCGGGGCGTGTGGCCGGCCCGGCCAATGGCGAACTCGTCGAGCACCCCCGTGCGGGCAAGCGCGTCGACGATGACCTTGGCGAGCAGCCCGCCGAGCACGATGCCCGAAACGATCTGCATGCCGAGGCGCAGCAGCAGGATGTCCTGTCCCCACCAGTCGTAGCGCGCCGCGGAGTACCCGAAGACCAGCAACGCGCCGAGGGCTCCCGAGATCGCGAACAGGAGCCACGAGAAGCGCCGGTACCGTGTGACCGCGAACGGAAGCTCGCTGCCGACGCCCTGCAGGAGAGCGGCGAGCAGGAGGGGAGCGCCGACGGGCGATCCGAGGAAGACCACCTCGATGATCGAGGCGATCACCTCGGCGATGACACCGACGAAAGGGCGGCGAATGATCGCCACGGCGATCGGGGCGACGAGCAACCATCCGCCGAAGACGACGTGCTGGGCGAGGTCGCCGGCCGGCCCCATGGCGACCGCGAGCGCGTTCCACGCCTGCACGAGCGCCCAGTACAGGAAGCCGAAGACGGCGCCGAGCATGACCATGAGCACGATATCGCGCAGCTGCAGGCGGGGCGCGCGTCCCGCGAGGCGGGTCATGCCGACGCCTCCGTGTGGCTCGGGCTGTTGAGCGAGATGGTGGCGTGGCAGGTGACGTGCTGCACCGTGCGACCCACCATCGTCCATCCCGCGAAGATCGTGCCGAGCACGGTGCCCAGGTCGCCTTCGAGACGGGTGACGAAGTGCGCCGAGCCGCGGAACGTGCCGTTGTCGCGCGCGAGCTCGATCGCGGCGGAGATGTCTCGCATGTGGTCCGGCTCGACGCCGTCGGCGACCGGTTGATCGGCGAGTGGGTACAGCGCCCACTCCGCCGCGGCATACCGCCCCGTCTCCCGGGGCGCCGGAGCCTCGACGGACCTGGCTCCGGCCCCGCCCGGCGCCTCGCACACGGCCTCGCCGGGGCAGCCGCGCGAGAGGTGCAGGGCGACCGAGGCGTGATGGCCGGATGCGGCGATGGACTCGGCAAGATCGGTCACGGCGCGCAACAGCCTCGCCTCATCGCCGCCCAGATACGTGCTCACGTCGCCGGTCTCGACGACGAGGCCCTGCGTGTCCAGTGCGCCGAGCGCATCGGTGATGGTCTCGATATACGCGTCGGTCATGACGGCCACGGTGATGCGCGCCCCGACGCCGAATCGCAGCGGGTCGGCCTGAAGCTGCTCCGGCGTCGGATCGGCCGCCGCGGCGGTTGTGGCGGTGTCGGTCATGGTTCCTCCCGTGTGTCGGCGGTGCCGGTGCACCCGCTACACGGAAGGACGCCACGAGGGTCGTGGACGCGCCTGAGCTCGCTTCCTTCGCCGGCATGACCCGGATCAGGTTCAACGGTCGGAGTTCGAGTACTCCCTCTCAGCCCAGCTCACCGGGCTCCCGTGCAGTGCCGGACACGTTAGCACGGGCGCGACGCGGTCACAGGCGGCGGCGACGAGCTGACCGATCCCGTGGACGATTGCCCCACGGCCCACTCCTCGGACTCGTGTGCGCGACGCCCACCGAGATCGGTCACGCGGCGGCGGGCGCCGTGATGCGGCCCGCCGCGAGCGCCGCCCGGCGCCCGGCTCGTGTCGCGCCGAGCGTCGACGCGCTCGCACCGTAGCCGACCACGAAGAGGCCGGGCTCGCGCACGACCGTGACATCGTCTTCCCCGACGAGGAGGCCGCCGCCCGGCTCGCGCACGCGGAGCGGGGCGAGATGGCCGAGCGATGGGCGGAAGCCCGTCGCCCAGAGGATC
This sequence is a window from Pseudoclavibacter endophyticus. Protein-coding genes within it:
- a CDS encoding YkoF family thiamine/hydroxymethylpyrimidine-binding protein, which codes for MTDTATTAAAADPTPEQLQADPLRFGVGARITVAVMTDAYIETITDALGALDTQGLVVETGDVSTYLGGDEARLLRAVTDLAESIAASGHHASVALHLSRGCPGEAVCEAPGGAGARSVEAPAPRETGRYAAAEWALYPLADQPVADGVEPDHMRDISAAIELARDNGTFRGSAHFVTRLEGDLGTVLGTIFAGWTMVGRTVQHVTCHATISLNSPSHTEASA
- a CDS encoding ABC transporter ATP-binding protein; this translates as MGDSSVPVSAPTQREAVAIEGREPPVAAIDTRGAWAEFASGDGVGPVSFSLAPGERMLVLGPSGSGKSTLLRMLHGAVPHAIAAETGGSVRLVGRDVGAVTVAGLADVLGVVAQDPESGVCLPDVDDEVAFPLENLSVDPASIGPSVDAALEMAGARHLAGRRTGELSGGELQRIALAAAVAATPEVLLLDEPTSMLDAEGIDAVRAAIDSACVTTGASCVLVEHRLDELAGDAGIEALPNRWLVIGRDGRVRFDGPARELKAETARELIRDGCWVPLELELPALLGASDAAGLADRLRSLASTEAAAGDSGEDVGGASRAGAAAGVAAGGTFRRPTAALRAASVSVARGPRRARATVVAGVDLELRTGEVVALVGANGTGKSSLLACLAGLERPAAGTVTGPRAGMVFQHPEHQFAATTVRAELAHGLPTGQHTDARVDEQLRRFDLDDLADRQPHRLSGGQQRRVSLAAMLLHDRAFLLADEPTFGLDRRAQIGAMRALVAAAEEGRGVCFSSHDLRAVAAYADRVVVLGEGRVLADTTPARLVRDHRLLERARLRLPRLLRWLAEPGGVLGERDPDASNGVPRILRALDDLALALAGDAA
- a CDS encoding ECF transporter S component, with protein sequence MTRLAGRAPRLQLRDIVLMVMLGAVFGFLYWALVQAWNALAVAMGPAGDLAQHVVFGGWLLVAPIAVAIIRRPFVGVIAEVIASIIEVVFLGSPVGAPLLLAALLQGVGSELPFAVTRYRRFSWLLFAISGALGALLVFGYSAARYDWWGQDILLLRLGMQIVSGIVLGGLLAKVIVDALARTGVLDEFAIGRAGHTPRTTARRGGQASASSRRAEAAAEVAEAETAIGAEAESGDSAAPPRPVGPAASADDAADRTLRDGR
- a CDS encoding energy-coupling factor transporter transmembrane component T family protein, which codes for MTAERAATRVRSRGLAAEPASALPAGAVRRDREPSRGSWLACCNPTVKFAVLFVASIAVMVLFDPVPVLVLYAAALVAALASARVSPRTLAVGQLPFVAFAVGIVSVNALSRPGTELWPDLPVRITVEGVTIGLALALRAMFIGVLAISFLATTPPRDLLVSLMLHARLSPRYAHALLAGHRMLEAMPQRWATIRAAQSVRAPLRRNGRPRFGPVDAARAAFALLVAQVRASERIALALESRGLGDGPRTVWRPVPLGARDIVLVVVVVAALAVVLVASATGWLTIAALVEPSVFIHGGRRA